The Silene latifolia isolate original U9 population chromosome Y, ASM4854445v1, whole genome shotgun sequence sequence ctgttaccatctcgattttgcgaggcagtgaataacaaagtacaacaataccaaagtactttaaattaaaacttagcgattacatgtttattacaaataaaccaactaaaacttaatataaaatatttacaactcgcagcggaaataaatagtgataaaacattctatgtggtctagacttctgtTAGGGATACAAATATCATTTAAGTATCCTGACATGGCATCATATTAACAGCAAAAAGAAGTGGCAAAAGCGCGGCCACGTGTAGCACAGTGATTGATAGAAGGGAGGAGAGAAGGATTGCTGAGGTGGCATACTAAGGACCGCTGGATTAAATAAGGAACAAACACAATATAGCCCAAAAGAAAGAAGCCCACGCACAAGAGAGGATAAAAGACTCAGTTAAccaacaaactcctactttgtaGAGAATTGACCCGATATTCCGCAACAGACTTGGCGACTTCCAAACCCTAAGTTTTGACTCCAACAGCTATAAAAGCAAGGGCAAAGCAACGTGCAAGAGGCATTCGAGAGATCATCAAGTAACACGATACTCTACGGAATTGACCAACAATTAAATATAATTATCTAGCAACACAAAAGTGGTATTTCCTCACTTGGGTGTTTTTACACCGATTATAGTGCATaaattggcgggattccgactccccccgcggttgttcccacactgggttttccgcgtcaccaaaaatctcttgtgtcattcctttgtttatcttttCCTTCTTTATTTCATCGTATCTCCACTCTTTGAATTAGCTATAAACCAATATTATTTGGCCGTAGATCAATCACTACCACTCACCAATTAAATAGAtaactcggtaaatttttaccaaaacaatttggcgcccaccgtggggcatagtgatcattttctatagccgAGCCTCGCAAAATCGAACCAGCCATCGCAATGTCTGGAACCAGCCGAAATCCTTCCAGCAGCCAGAGTATGTCAGCCCTATCTTCCGCAGCAGGAGTCAGTGCATCCCCGGCATCCAGCCAAACGATCCCTACCAGCATGTCGACCAGAGCTATGCCCCAGCCTCAGAAACCACCGCAGATTCCAAAGGCAACAGTGCATCCAATCGATCCAAATCCAAAGCAGGAAAGCGCCCCAGAGAGGAGGAGAAGCAGTATCCAGAAGCCCGACCCAGGAAAGCTCAGGCGCAGAAGTTCTCCGAAGCAGAGGGTCCCCAGCACTCGATCCGATGCAGGTGATGATTCAGGGGATGGACATTCTGCGTCGGGCCGTTGAGGATCTGAGGAAAGACAACCAGAACATGATGGCTCAAATCGTGACGGGCGGTCGTCCAAACCAAAGATCGCACCGAGGCTCCACCGGGAACCAAAGATGGAGGATCGGGTCGACCAATCCCGTCGAACTAGTTACAGCCGGATCTTGCGGGGGTAGCACCCAGCCGAACCAATCGAGCCAAGAGGATTGGGATGTCGTCATTCGATAATCCACCCAGTCTGCAGCAGACAACAGGTAATGCTTTGTTTAGCACCCCTTCTGGATCTGACCTTCCATCCTTTTCAGGTACTCCCGCACACCAGACACCAGGATGGCAATCTGGACCTGTCCCCAATGCAGCAATTTCATCCTGCAGCCAGTTCACCAGTGGAGCCTGGATCAGAGGGTTAcagcagacaccaggatggcagcCTGGATCTATAATCAGTGCAACACCGGTAACCAGTCACTCAGCACCAGGCCAACTTTCTGGAGCACCCTGGTTAGGAGGTACACCACTGGCCCCTTTCCGCCtgtttctaaccctcttgcagaGCGGGTAACTGTTGGAGCAAAGCAATATCGAGGAGCCGAGGGAGCTAATGTATAGGATACGGCGTAGCCGTCCGCTGGAGAAAGACCAAAGATAGCTACGCAGATTCACCTTTCGTGGATGATATAGCTCTAATCGGTGTTCCTAAAGGATGTGTGCCGCCAGCTATGACACTCTACgacggaaccacagatccacttgaccatatcaaccactacaagcagaaaatgatggtgataaccgcaactggatctctaaaggaagcttgtatgtgcAAGGGTTTCGGATCAACACCGTCGTCGAGCAGCCTGACCAGTGGTTCGTCGGCTTACCAAACAAGAGCATATCCAGCTTCGCCGACTTAGTCAACGCCTTCAGCAGATTCGCCACAGAAGAAAGCCGAGAAGGCACCGGCGACCTCTGCAGGACTAGTGCAAGGGTTTGAGGAATCTACCCGTGATTACTTGAAccggttcaacaaagagaaggtgtcaATCCCGAGGTGTGATATAGCAATGActatacaagccttccgccgAGGGTCGCACCTGGATTCACTACTATACAAGGAactaaccatgcatccatgcactACCTTTGAGGAGGTGCAATCGAAGGCGATTCTTTGTCATGAGGCTGGAAGAAGACTCGCACAAGAAGAGGCACTTATGATTCGGACCAAAGTATCCGAAAGGCTCGGTAGAGAAGAAGAGTGAAAGATCCAAACCCTACAAAGCAGAGCGTGAATAAAGTTTCGGAAATGCGAAGGAAAATCCGGCGAGATCCGCCTCCGAGAGTaagtgagtatggtttcactACCAATCTTGCAGGATTATTCAAAGCCTTGAAGGAGCTGGGACGCAGAGTCAGATGGCCAAAACTTCCGAAGGAAACCCCAAAGAAGCAGAGACACGGGCAAAAAGTGTGAGTTCCACTCAGCAAAGCAACACTCACAACACCGATGAATGCCACTCCCTCGAAAGGAAGTCAAATTTCACTATGACCAAGGAAACCTGGATCATCTCCTACCCGTAAACACAACCGAGTAAATTCGGCGGATCGGGTTCGCCCCTCCCCTCCTCCTCATTGCTCTAGAACCGTGAATGTCATTACAGGTGGATCGGAGCGTGTGGGTGACCTACTCGGCAGCTAAGAGGCACGCAACCGGGGCTAAGGGAGACAGACAAGAGAACTCCCGCAGGTTAACCACTGAACCGCCGTCGGTCACATTCGACGAAACAGGACGCAGGATCTACCCCAACAAAGACACCACGACGCTCTAATCATCACGCTTCCAATAGGAAATTGCAAGGTGAAAAAGATCCTGGTGGATACCGGAAGCTCCGTCAACTTGATCATGATGGAAACACTCAAAGGAATGGGATTCACCGAGAAAGATCTAACAAAGAAGGCAATTCCCTTAGTTGGTTTCAACGGCGAAACAAAGCACTCCCTAGGAGAAATCATCATCCCGACCTACGCCAGAGGTGTAAACAGACAGGTAAGGTATTTGGTTATTGATgggccctctacttacaatgtaatccttggcaggccctggatccacgagaTGAAAGCAATTCCCTCAACGTACCACCAATGCCTAAAGTTTCCAACACCTTGGGGGGTGCAAGAAATACGTGGGGAccaggaagaagctaaggattgtTACAAGATGGCTCTGAAATCAACAACAGGTtcgcccgcatagcaattacagagccaGCGCATCCAGGACGAGTACATTGAGCCTCAGCAGGCAGAACTAGACGAAGTCATCCTGGACTCGCTGCATCCAGAACGAACTGTTCTCATTGGATCTGAGTGTAGAGGTAAGATTCGTGAAGAACTCGTTCGATTGTTGAGAACTAACATAGATTGCTTTGCTTCGTCGCATGATGATATGATAGGGATGGACCCAAGTGTGATAACTCACAAGCTAAGTGTGGATCCAAGCTATAAACCtgtgcagcagaaaagaagaaagtttgcttcTGAAAGAAACCAGGTCATAAATCAAGAAGTAGATAACCTGTTTGCTGTAGGAAAGATTCGTGAAGTAAAATACCCAGAGTGGTTGTCTAATGTGGTAGTGGTCtcaaagaagaatggcaagtggagggtctgcgtcgatttcacggatttaaacaaagcttgcccaaaggatccattccctctaccacacatagaCGCCATGGTGGATGCTACTGCGGGCTACGAaatgctgacattcctggatgcatggagcggatataaccagataaagatgcaccccacTGACCAGGAAAAAACAGCGTTCAGATCCGAGAGAGGTATCTATTGTTATAACGTCATGCCTTTTGGACTGAAAAATGCAGGATCTACCTATCAGAGGCTGgtgaacatgatgtttaaagaacaAATAGGCCAAACTATGGAAGTATATATAGACGATATGGTCGTCAAATCGAAGCAGGCTTCGCGGCACCACCAGATCCCGTAAACTTTCAATACCCTCAGAAAATACCAAATGAAGCTGAATCCTACGAAATGCACCTTCGGAATATCCAGTGGAAAGTTCCTAGGGTACATGGTGACCCAGAGGGGAGTAGAGGCCAAGACCGAGCAAATAAGAGCATTCCCGCATTTGGAATCACCGCAGAAACCAAAAGACGTCCAAATACCGACCGGAAGAGTGGCAGCCTTAAATGATTCATATCCGGATCTCTCGGATGATGCAGGCTATTCTATGATATACTCGAAAAAGCCAAAGATTTGAGTGGACGGACGACCACGAGAAAGCATTTCAGAGGCGAAGCGTTATCTCAAGACCCCACCTCTCCCGTCAAAACCAGAGCTGTGGAGAACCACTGTTCTCGTATTCATCGATCACGATGCGATGCAGTCAGTGCCGTACTAGTGCGAGAGCAGGAAGGATCACAAAGATACGGTATACTACATCGCAAGTCTCGCTttcggcagagaccaggtacacatcgcTAGAAAAACTTGTCCTTGCACTTGTTACTGCATCCTATAAACTGCGTCCCTACTTTGAATCTCATACAATTTCTGTGATAACTAATTATCCTCTTAAAACTATCATGAGAAAACCAGAATTGTCAGGACGAATGGCTAAATGGTCCGTGCACTTGAGCGGGTACGATTTGAAGTTTGAGCCCCGTACGGCCATAAAGTCTCGTGCTCGCGGCACTTTGTGTCGACTCATCAAAGACTCGCACCCGGGTCGAACAGACATCCCGaactggaagaagacaaaggagaACAAGTGTGGGAGTTACATATGGACGGAGCCTCAAACGCCAAAGGAGCAGGAGTAGGGCTGGTCCTCAAATCACCCCAGGGAGACCTCATAGTCCAGGCCGTacgatgtgaattcaaagccacaaacaacGGCGGGAATATGAGGCACTAATCCTGGGTCTTAAGCTGGCTCTGGATCTGAAAATCAGACACCTTCAGGTTTGCAGTGATTCTAAGCTTATAGTTAACCATGTAAATGACTGCTATGAAGCCAGGGACCCCAGGATGATGGCATATTTAGATGTAGCAAAAGAGTTGAaagtcaaatttgtcacattcaacatcaagcaaatccccagggagcagaatgcagaagcagacgcactagccaccctgggggcaaccttcaagaCAGGAACTATTTCCACGataccaattgtccacgtgcTGGAGCCAGCAACTCTAAAATCTCAGCAGGAAGCAGAAAAAGTGTGCAGCACCAGCAGTGAAGAAAGTACCCCAGACTGGAGGAAGCCCTACCTAGACTGGTTGCAGAATGACGTCCTACCAGCAGATAAAAAGGAGGTGCCTGGATCGAAAAGAGTCtcaggctgttttgcatgctATCCACAGTGGAGAAtgcggaaaccatgcagggggcaggagcctgtccaataaggcactgaggcagggatacttctggcccacaatgcgcaaagatgccATGGAATTCGCAAAAAGATGCGACGCTTGCCAGAGGCACGCCCATGttagccaccagccagcagagcctctgCACCAGGTTATCTCACCATGGCCTTTCATGAAGTGGTGGATGGATATCGTGGGACCATTACCCAGAGCACCAGGAAACAAAGTCTACATGCTCGCCATGACggattacttttccaaatggatagaagcagaatcaTTCTCCCAGGTTACAGAAACCTAGGTGATATCTTTtattaaacgcaatatcatatgcaggtttggcattccatctgaaattatatgtgataatgggtcccaattcattggaaataagacggaagctttttgtgctaggtggaatatCTCGTTGCAGAAATCTACTCCCAGGAACCCCCAATCCAACGGACAAGCTAAATCCAGCAATAAGATTATCATCGAAAACTTTAAAAAGAAACTAGAGGAGATTGGGGGCAAATGGGCAGAAGAGCTACCTCTGgttctctgggctgacagaaccacatcAAAGGTTGCAACGGGGCAAACCCCCTTTAGCCTGGTGTTCGGAGCAGAAGCAGTCATCCCATCTGAAGTCAGGGTCCCGacccacagatatggatgcatcacAGAAGATCGGAACCAGGTGGAAATGGCAAGCAGCCTGGACACGATAGATGAACTCAGAACCAGCGCCCAGATCAAGATGGCTTCCTACCGACAGACTGTGgctaaaagctacaacaagaacgtaaaagtaagaaCTCTGCAGGTAGGAGATCTGGTCCTGAGGAAAGTCTTTCAGAATACCAAGAACCAGCAAGCAGGGAAATTTGCCTACAACTGGGAGGGGCCATACCAAGTAGAAAGCACGGTCGGAAACGGAGCCTACCGACTCATGACTATGGAGGGGCAAATGGTTCCCGATCCCGGAATATCACCCActtgaaaaaatattttatttaagtCACCAAAGCAGGTCAACAACCGGGTACTCAAACCTACGATACAAATTTGACCAGGTTCTAGATATTGCCTTACATATTTTCTGGCCCTGAATATTTTTCTGTCTCTGAATACTTTTATGCCTCCAAAAATACTTCTGGCCCTAAAGATATTTTCCTGTTTCTAAAATACTTTTCTATTTTTAATATTTCTCTGGGTCTGAATATCTCCTGATTCTGAATGTTTTCTGGTTCTAAAAACGTTATTTTTGAATCCAACATTTCTGGTTCTAAAAGCCTTGCTCGTATTTTAATTCTAACAAGTACTAAGTTGCAAAACCACCTtgaataaattaaattttttAGATAGGCCAAGGAAATAAGatgcaaactaatctggcagAGCCTGTATTCATtacagaaggcgtgtgtccgtggctaagcacgtacaatCGGGACAACCAGCCTCCTGCGATGCATTAGCTcccacgcaagcctggctcctctggacgagtgggcatactagaccccttagccagcaatctaacagcgatggccaaacaattgacgtgcatgcacaaatcaaagcaCCAGAAACGGTACGATACAAAGAGATAACCATTAGGAAATACGTAAATTTCAAAGGCAAAGTACGTCTGGCACCTGAGCCAGACCAAAGATACATAAACTGTCCAAAATAAAGATGTCATGCCCCATAGGGCCAAAAACTAACTAAGCACAGCATAAGTCTTTCAGATGCAGGAAAAAAACTAATCTACGTCAATATGCTCTGACTTATAGTCGCCGAGCATCGGGAGCGAGGAGAATTCACCTCTTCCTCAAAGACTGGATCATCAGCAGAACAGTGCACTGTGCTCCACCAAGCCGGCCAAGATATCCGATTGAGACCATCCGAAAAAGTAGCAGCAAGCCTCCCCTCTTCAGCTCCTAAATCCCAGGCCGAGTGCTCCCCCTTTTAGAACGTCTTTATACAGCTGATCTTCGTGTCCAGAGCAGCATAGGACAGAGCATCCACTAGAGTCCTTTTCAACTCCTGCACATCAGAAACCTTCTCCTCCCGAACCGGGCAAAGACGAGCCTCTCGCATCGAAGCACGTTTCTCCACCTCGAGATACGCCTCTCCGTCTCGAAGCACGCCTTTCAAAGATCGCAGCCTTTCTCTAGCATCGCCCGCCTCCTTCTCAAAGATCGCAGCTTTCTTCTCAAAGACGCAGCTTTCTTCTCAAAGACTGTAAATCCGCCCCTCAAAGAAGAGAAAGACTGTTCTGCAAACTCTGCTTCTGAGTGGCCTCCTCCAACAGCAAATCCTGGGACTTGTTTAGATCAGCCTGAGTCTTCAACCTATCCTCATTGGCTTCTTTCGCCAGCTTCCGGAGTTTCGCATTTTCTGCAACCAGGAGAGGCACCTTCTCCCGCAGATACAGGGCCATCTGAAAGGACTGGTGGACCAGAACCAagcgtcaaaaaaaaaaaaaaaaaaaaaaaaaaaaaaaaaaaaaaaaaaaagagaagtatATATAGCGGCGCCAATGATCGTTTACCTCAAAGGAATGCTCGCAGCACGATCCACCAAGTCGTGCAAAGGATTGCTATCCAAAGCAGACCTAGGATTTGGAAGAAGCATCGGCTCATTAAGTCCAAGCTACTCgtagacttagccttaccaaaattgTCCGGAAGTGTAAAAACAATAACCCCCGGAGCAGATTTGGAACGTAAGTAGCCCTGAAAGCGGGCAGATCTAGAACTGTAAGTAGCCCTGAAGCGTGAATAGCTCCGTAAGCGGTGGATGGTTTCGAGACGTTGGAATCGCACTGCACGTAGGCATAGGGGGCAGAACCAGAACAGCTTTGGAAACCGGAGCATCTCCGAAAGCGAGATAACCCATGACCGGTAGCGGAGGCCTCAGCCTAGAGGTGTGGCTTCAATAGGAGATCGCTCCTTAGCCCGGTTCGCAGCAGAGACCTCCTCTTGGGACGAGGTCCGGAACAAAAGGGGGTAGACTTCCTTTTCTCAACAGCTTGAGGCGGCCGTAACCCGCTTCTTTCACTCTCGAGCCAAAACATCTTGCAGCGAAATTCTAGATTTTGCGTAACCCGGAAGAAGCAGAAATTAAGTCGAACCGGATACATAAAAATCCGGAAATGTAACCAAGTCAAAAGGGGAAGAACAACGTACTAGTCGACATTAAGTCTTTTTCTTCAAGAATTTGTTTTCTTCACCACAAAGAAAGAGAATCCCGAACCGATTAGGAAAGGTCCTATTTTCCGGAGGTGGATCGAACGACTTGAAAGAGATGCGGTTTTGTCAGGAGACAAAGGCAAGGGGCACAAACCTGCACAAAAAACCAAGTAAGGAAATATGAGCATCAAAGAAAAATAAGGATTGATAGAAGGGAGGAGAGAAGTATCCTGACATGGCATCATATTAACAGCAAAAAGAAGTGGGAAAAGCGCGGCCACGTGTAGCACAGTGATTGATAGAAGGGAGGAGAGAAGGATTGCTGAGGTGGCATACTAAGGACCGCTGGATTAAATAAGGAACAAACACAATATAGCCCAAAAGAAAGAAGCCCACGCACAAGAGAGGATAAAAGACTCAGTCAAccaacaaactcctactttatAGAGAATTGACCCGATATTCCGCAAATGCATTTGTATGCGACTTCCAAACCCTAAGTTTTGACTCCAACAGCTATAAAAGCAAGGGCAAAGCAACGTGCAAGAGGCATTCGAGAGATCATCAAGTAACACGATACTCTACGGAATTGACCAACAATTAAATATAATTATCTAGCAACACAAAAGTGGTATTTCCTCACTTGGGTGTTTTTACACCGATTATAGTGCATaaattggcgggattccgactccccccgcggttgttcccacactgggttttccgcgtcaccaaaaatctcttgtgtcattcctttgtttatcttttCCTTCTTTATTTCATCGTATCTCCACTCTTTGAATTAGCTATAAACCAATATTATTTGGCCGTAGatcaatcactatcactcaccaaTTAAATAGATAACTCGGTAAATTATTACCAAAACAACTTCTAGGTAGGttgtccaagtcctcacgcattcccataagttcccaagtcagctaatctttagtacctgtcaaatctgctccccattatggttcaccgcaggtgttcacgaatacacagtcaaccgcgaggttgagtagggataaactaaacaacaataataatccaaccaaaataaacatcctttaaattctcatcacttcatccgtacagctcacttacatcactggcagtagcacaactcctTTAACACCATGCTATGCTCAACTCaccaactggcagtagtactttcgtaccatgctcaactggcagtagtacccctcgtactatgcacaactggcagtagtaataacttactatgcacaactatctggCAGTAGCAATCACTTGGTATGCGCAGCTGGCAGTAACAATCACTtattatgcacaactggcagtaacacactccgtgttatgctcaactgaataatcaactccccataccAAATATAACCCAACAACAAAACTCAATAAAAATCCCGTCTTCATCTCAACCAACATCTTAACATACTCCATTACTCTACTTCCAATAATGaatcacaatattaaccttaACCTCATGAATCGTCACATTTAAAaattcattcacttaacaataaaaccgagttgagtaggaaattcctacctgatcATCAAATCCAataagcaatccaaataaatagGAATCCCAATAAATAACGCTTCTCAACAATTCCGTCAcctaaataaaaaattataattacaatTACTAATTAAACTTATTATATAAAAcaatttattatttatatatatatatatatatatatatatatatatatatatatatatatatatatatatatatatatatatatatatatatatatatatattgccaattattcattattcattattcatttaatcattataacttaattatattaattatttcccgtgTAGTTTATTACCTAAAAACCCGTCCcaataattaaataaacaaatccACTCACTACACTACCCATTAACCAACCCGTGCTATCCCAATACAAACACCCACGACACACCCCATTCAACCCGTTTAATTTACCCAAACCCGACATAACCACTTCTACCACTTGCCCCACCATGAGACCCCACCGCCGACAACCCAGCCAAGGTCCCAACCACCTTCAAGGTATGCCACAACCACCAGCAACCCACGCTCTAGCAGCAACAACCACACACATCATCGaaaataccgaaaacccgacaatTAACTCCTCCAACACCACCGCATCTTAAACCCTTCACTAGCACCACCAGAGTTACCCCCGCAA is a genomic window containing:
- the LOC141629197 gene encoding uncharacterized protein LOC141629197; translated protein: MRKDAMEFAKRCDACQRHAHVSHQPAEPLHQVISPWPFMKWWMDIVGPLPRAPGNKVYMLAMTDYFSKWIEAESFSQKSTPRNPQSNGQAKSSNKIIIENFKKKLEEIGGKWAEELPLVLWADRTTSKVATGQTPFSLVFGAEAVIPSEVRVPTHRYGCITEDRNQVEMASSLDTIDELRTSAQIKMASYRQTVAKSYNKNVKVRTLQVGDLVLRKVFQNTKNQQAGKFAYNWEGPYQVESTVGNGAYRLMTMEGQMVPDPGISPT